The Deltaproteobacteria bacterium genomic sequence GAGCCTTTCCTCGGAGGTGGCGCCCTACCTCGGCGAGTACGAACGCACCATCACCACCATCTTCAATTCGTACATCGGTCCCACCATCTCGTCGTACCTGTCCAACCTGCGCGAATCCCTGTCGGCCAAGGGGCTGCACAACGCTCCGCTCATCATGCAGGCCTACGGCGGCGTGCTCGACAGCGACGCGTGCGTGCGCCGGGGTGTGGGCCTGGTGGAGTCCGGGCCGGCGGCAGGGGTGGTGGGGGGGCAGTACTTCTGCGACAAGATCGACGAGCCCAACATCCTGGTCACCGACATGGGCGGGACCACCTTCAAGGTGGGGCTGGTGCGGGACGGGCGCATCGAGAAGAACTACAGCCCGGTGATCCTGCGCCACGCCGTGCTGGCCACCAAGATCTGGGTGGAGTCCATCGGCGCGGGGGGCGGCAGCATCGGTTGGGTGGACGAGGAGAAGGGGCTCATGAAGGTGGGGCCCCAAGGCGCGGGCGCCAAGCCGGGGCCGGCGAGCTACGGTCTGGGCGGCACCGAGCCCACGGTCTCGGATGTCGACTTGGTGCTGGGGTACCTGAACCCCGACTATTTCCTGGGCGGACGCATGCGGCTGGACCGGGCGGCGGCGGAGCGGGCGATCCGGGAGAAGGTGGCGGAGCCCTTGGGTATGAACCTCACCGAGGCGGCCAGCGGGCTCTATCGCATTACCAACGCGCAGATGGCCGACCTGATCCGCCGGGCAACGGTGGAGCGCGGCCACGATCCCCGGAACTTCGTGCTGTTCGTGGAGGGCGGGGCCGGGCCGGTGCACTGCGGCCGGTACGCCGCCGAGTTGGGGATCCGGGAGGTGGTGGTGCCCATGACGTCGTCGGTCCATGGCGGCCTGGGCCTGTTGGCCTCGGACGTGGTGTTCGAGTACGGCAAGGCGGAGCGGCTGGTGTATCCGCCGGACCCCAAGGTCGTCAACGCCACCTTCGCGGGGCTCCTGGACAAGGCCCGCCTGGACCTCGAGAAGATGGGGTTCGCGGGCGAGGAGATCGCCGTCATCCGCAGCCTGGACATGCGCTACCGCTTCCAGTGCCACGAGCTCAACGCCGAGCTGCCACCGGGGACCGCCGAGCTGGGCATGGAGGACTTCCAGTGGCTCGACCAGGCCTTCGACGAGCTGTACGAGAAGTCCTACGGCCCGGGGTCGGGTTACCGGGAGGCGGGCAAGGAGATCATCACCTTCCGGCTGCGCGCGGTGGGCAAGATCCAGCACCCCAACATCAAGCGCTACCCCATGGGCACCGCGGACCCCGGCGACGCCCGCAAGGGGAAGCGTGACGCCTACTTCGAGCAGGAACGGGACTTCCTTCCCGCGGACATCTACGACTTCGAGCGGGTCAAGCCGGGG encodes the following:
- a CDS encoding hydantoinase/oxoprolinase family protein, yielding MEYNLGVDIGGTFTDCVVVDEAGELTVGKSLSTPDNFALGVLNAVRNAAEHLGMTGEEALLHTAKLFFHGCTVGDNTLLTRSGAKTGLITTKGFADSIYMMRGRMTEGLTEAETAHFYALTKPDPLVPRTLIGEVKERVDYKGAVVVELDLDEAAAVVDRLVAEGVTAVAVSLLWSIANDSHERALEELIRKRHPDLFVSLSSEVAPYLGEYERTITTIFNSYIGPTISSYLSNLRESLSAKGLHNAPLIMQAYGGVLDSDACVRRGVGLVESGPAAGVVGGQYFCDKIDEPNILVTDMGGTTFKVGLVRDGRIEKNYSPVILRHAVLATKIWVESIGAGGGSIGWVDEEKGLMKVGPQGAGAKPGPASYGLGGTEPTVSDVDLVLGYLNPDYFLGGRMRLDRAAAERAIREKVAEPLGMNLTEAASGLYRITNAQMADLIRRATVERGHDPRNFVLFVEGGAGPVHCGRYAAELGIREVVVPMTSSVHGGLGLLASDVVFEYGKAERLVYPPDPKVVNATFAGLLDKARLDLEKMGFAGEEIAVIRSLDMRYRFQCHELNAELPPGTAELGMEDFQWLDQAFDELYEKSYGPGSGYREAGKEIITFRLRAVGKIQHPNIKRYPMGTADPGDARKGKRDAYFEQERDFLPADIYDFERVKPGMEIRGAAIIESPVTTIVVGPGDTAVMDEYRNIRMHVQV